The Balneola sp. genomic sequence CAACCGTTACAAAACCCATTCCTGATCTGGTAATTTGGATTTTACCTTCCAGTAGATCCGGTGATTTCCTGGGTTCTTTGTTTCCTTTCTTAATGGATATACTATTACCGTCTTTTATAATTAGCCTCTTTGACGCCAGACTATTTATTGCCTTATCTAATCTTTTAAGCTCTTTCTTACTGCTTAATAAAAGTACATCAATGACGGTTTGTTTTGGAAGTCTTTTATTTGGACTGTTTTTGACAAGGTCCATTACAATTTCTTCGAGGGTGCTAAGCCGCTGGCTTCTACTCATTAATTCCCTGGTACTGATGAGGTTTGATTTTCTGTTATTTGATCTTCCTGTTCGTCGTTACTATTCTTTCGCCCGAAAAGCTTTCTAAATGGTCTGGTTATTTTTTTCAAAAATTCATCCCAGCTATTAAAGTTAACCTCTGCTTCTAGGCCTAACCCGTTTATATCCTGGCCTTGTTGGTTTTCATCGCCTGAACCTAAATTACTAAAAGTTGGATCTTGCCTGTGAAAAGCAGTCACCGATAAGGTTTGGTTAATTCGATAGGTCGCACCAATATCCCCAATATTTGATTGTGCTCCAGTAATCTGTCCTTCCCTGCTAAGTATGATACGGTCATTATATAACCTCAAAGCAACCGCTAGATCAACATTGTTATAGGTATTCAAATTAAAATCGATATCAAGACTACCAACATCACTTCTTAATAACGAGTTTATCTGATTAGAAAGTAACGGACTTATTACCTGGCTCGAAAGTAAAGGATTTAACACCGCACCACTTCCCGAAAAATTTTCACTAAAAGAGTCGGTAGTACTGGTCGTAGCAGTAGTAGATGGGATAAAATCTCCCATTAGCAGAAAACTTGTAGCCTGAATAAGCTTCTCATCTTCATTTCTGTTCAATGTGTTTATTTGAGCACTCAGTGCAGTGTTCTGTCGAGCTTCGAACGTATTGGGTAATCGGAAGAAGAAATTATTTTCAATACTGCTAAGTGTCCCACCCACATTTAATACCAACTGAACAGGTACCCTTTGAGAATTATCCTGATCAATATCTGACCTGGATTGTGTTAATGTATTAATGTCTGGTCTTGCTTCATAAAAAGCATTTAGATTTAAGCTCGCATCAGTCGGGTTTCCATTCCAGGTAATAGTACCTCCTCGTTCCAGCTCAAATCTTCTTGCAAATATATCACCACTTACAAATTGATAATTACCTCCTGATATATCGAACTGCCCAAACATTGACAGCTCTTCATCTTGTAATCGTATTTGTAATCGACCCGTACCATCTGCAGTAATCGCATCTCCGGTAACCGGATCAAATATTAGCCTCACCGTCATTGGTTGAAGAGCTATAAACTGCAAATCCATGGTAAAGCGTTCAGTAAATGTACGCTCAAACGGATCTTCATCTTCTTGTGCAAGAAAAGCTTGTGCTCCTGAAGTAGTGGTATTATCAATTCTTCCTAATGATGAAAAATCATCTACAAAACGGATGAATTTATTATCCTCATCAAATTCAGTTTCTTCTAACAGAGGAATTCCAATATTTGAGAAATCAGAAATATAAACGGGGGTAACTGTTTCCAGCACTGGATCCAAATTTGTACCAGTCAATCGAATCGTACTTGAACCATATGCGTCTCCAAAAAATGGAACATCCTGATCCAATATGCTATTCAAGAATTGGAATTCATCCATTTCAATGAGCAGATCCATGGAATGTAGCTTACTAAAATCGTTAAGATTATACGTTCCACTTACTATTGCAGCGCCACCAGATGGATCTATAACGAACACATCTTCAAAATTGAGTCCTTGATCACGACTAAAACTCAATGAACCAATACCATAATAGAAAGTATCCAAAAAACGGGGCCTCATATACACTGCATCGTCCATACCTATATCATAGTTAATATTGAAGTCATAATCTTCAAGATTCCCCCATACAAGTCCACTTCCGTTGGCTTTACCTGACATTTCAGAAAACACTTTAGGAGCGATGAAGGGTATGATCCATAGGTCTACATTCTCAAAATCTAAATCAAACCTGAATAGTGAATCTGTTTCCGGGAACCCGTTATTGTCTGGCGCAAGAATATACCCCTTCAAACTGATATCCTGACCTGTTCTGTTATTCCGGAAATAATAATCAGGGTATTTGGTTGAATCAGTATCTACGATTATTTCAGTATCAAATCGGTTTAATGGTTGATTGAATTCACTTAATACAGAAATGTCGCCAACCACATTATTGTCCAAACCTAAACCCAGGATGTTTAACTCTCCTTGAAGTGTCGGAGACCGAGTAAGAGATCGAGTTGTAAACTGACCATTCAAGTCCCCAGAGAAGTTTATTCGGCCATTTATCAAATCTGAAATTCGTTCCAGATCTACATTTTCTATCTGGTAATTCACAGAATCGGTTGCATCTGCACTTAAAATACCTTCAATCGCAATATTCTCGTCAAAATTGCTTAGCTCAAAATCCTGGAATCTTAATTTTTCATCGGCCAGATACTGCACTGACGGAGTTTCCACCCCTTCCCATAAGTATAAATCACTACCCAACGCAAATTCGTGAATGTAAGCTGTTATTGCTGAATCCGTAAGCGCTATACCACTTGTTAGTTCGAATTTTGAATCTTCAGCTATTTCATCAATCGTATGAGTATAAATGATCGAATCTTCCTGCATATCAAATTCAAAAGAGAGGCCTTTTGCATCAAGCAGACCTGTACTAATTGAACCAAGATCGAGCTGAGCCTGTAACCCGGAAAATGATTTAAGAGTCTCTGAGCTTCTAAAACTTCCGGTCACCTGTAATGCAAGTGAATCTATAGTAGTTTCCTTAAAACTGATTGATGGATCATTTATGGAAGCATTAAAGAGAAGTCTATTAGGATTCCCATTTACATTAGATCTAATTTGAGCTGCTGATTGAATTGAAGGGAATGCAGGCACATAGGCTTTTATGAAGTCCAGGTTTTTTATGGAAGCGTTCATAGTAAAATTCTGATCCGAGCTAATCACCAATGAATCCGAATCAAATGTATCTACTGTTGTTAATAGAACTTCCTCATCAACTCTTTCCTTAAAATAAGAACTCCAATAAGGGGCCATTCTTACTAGCTCATTAAGTTGAAAGCTACCCTGCATAGACATATCAAAAGCGGTAGAAGTGAACCTTAATGCTCTGGTTGCATTGCCAGGCTCATTTAAATCCATATACACCTGATGAGTTGGAAGAGTGTCTTCTCCTATAGTAGCAAATGGTACATCGATCGTAAGTTGCCCATATACATTATCCCAACTATTGCCTTTCAAAAAGATTTCGTACTCCAGATTTGCGAACACTGAATCTAATGACTGAGCCTGCGTCAAGCCTTTCAAATCAACATTTTCTCCACTTCCTGTAAACTCCAGACCAGGTATTGAATCTGTCATATCAATAGTGCCCCTCCCTGTTAGGTAAGCAGAGGGTGAGGTAAACATCAAAGACGGACGGATAATCCCTTCGTTCCATGTTCCTTCTGCTGAAAGAGTATCAAAATTTACCCTGTTTAAGTTACCATCAGAGAAGAAGAAACTAGAAGAACCAGAAGCGTTTCTTACGCTTCTCCAGTCATCAGAATTTATTGCAAAAGAACCGGTTAAATGACTTTCAATTATTTGATCCGAAATAAGTCCTCCTAAATTTATATCAGTAAAACTTCCATTAAGATCTATACTAGCATACTCAGTCATTCCCAGGTCAAAATTAGTAATCACCTCGCCCACAGAACTCAATACTTCAACCTCTCCTGCTAACCCCGATCTATTTCCACTGATCTTTACATCAAAACTGGAGGTTGTAATAACATCTATTTGAGGCTCGCTTAATTGAGGTACGAATTCCGAAAATTCTGAACTATCTACCAGGACGTTTTCTAAATCAACCTCAAACTGAAGACTTTCTAAATTCAAGGGAGATTTGACGAAGCCATACCCATCAATCCCGCTTCGTCCCATAAAGAAATCGAATTCCTCAAACCATAAGGAATCAAGACTTCCATTACCTTTAAAATTCGCATAAAGTACTTTATCAAACCTCTCATATTCAGGATAAAATCTGGTAATCAAACCAGGATTTACAAGAAGTTCACTTATTCTGTAGGAGATTTCGGAACTCTGAATCTGCCCGAGAAAATCATCTTTTAAAAAATCTACCCCATTAAACTCACTACTGAATTCAAGTGCTGAACTTCCTAACCTGATATTAAATGCATTGAATTCCAGGTATTGCTCATCGTTAAACACCTGCCCAAATATATTCGCGTTTTCAATATCCAGTTCTGGCATATTGAAACTGAAGCGATCTATATCAAAAAATCTACTTTCTCTTTTGTTTTCAATAAATATTTGGGCATTAATATCCCGAATTGTCAATGTATCCAGTCCTTCTTGAGCAGATTCTTGAGGGTTATCAAAAATTACCACCCCCCCACTTATTGTTGCTGATGGTACCAGTACTTCAAAATTAATGCCTTGAGCTTCATTATTGGTTGAATCGAAAGTATCGTTCTCACAAGGTTCAATAGCATACGCTAACGATCGTCCTTCTCTATCTCGAAACAATACCACAGGATCCTTAATATCAAGATGGTTAATGATGAGCTGGTTGCGAAATAATGCCCAAAAATCTACCGAAGCGTTTACCGTATCAGTAGAAAAAACCGGCCGGAATGACGTAGAATCTTGATATATGGCTACATTCTTAAACTCGAAATCAAAAGGAATTGCTCCTGAAAACTCTCCTAGCTTTAATACTCCCTTGTATTGGTTGTTAAAATTATCCTCAATCTTAGATGCTATATAACTCTTTGATGCAGGTAATTGTAGAATTGCAAAACCAAGGGTAGACAAAACCACACAAACCAGAATCAATACCCCTAGTATGGTCCAGAAAAGCTTCCAGGTTCTATGTACCCATCTATATGCCATATCACGAGAACTCCGAGATCAACGCATTCCAACTCTCTTCAATCAATAAAGTTTCGGAAAAAGGCTTAACAAAAGGATCACCTAATTCTTGAAGGAGAATTAATCGAATAATATTGTCCTTTACTTTCTTGTCGTTCAACATTAGCTGCGTAAGCTCTTTTCCGGTAGATGATAGTTCACTCAAATTAAAGTCATACAACGGTTTAAACTGCTCTAAATTGGCTAATCCTATACTTGCACCTATTGCATTAGAAACCGAAACAGCTCCAAACATTCCTGCAAAAACGGCCTCACCATGGGAGTACTTTTCATAATTACCTACATTTTCAATTACATGAGCAAAGGTATGTCCAAAATTGAGTGCTTCTCTAATACCAGACTCCTTCACATCTTTTGACACTATATCTGCTTTAATTTGTGCGCTCTGACTTATAATTGGAATCCATTCCTTTGGAGAGGCAAACTTTCCATTCTTGGTGAGCAAGGTCAATTGTTCAAAAATATCCGGAGCCTCAATCATTCCGTATTTTAAAATCTCACTTAATCCGTTTACCCATTCTTTTTTAGGCAAAGATTTCAAAAAACGAATATCAGCAAAAACTGCTTTCGGTTGATAAAATGCTCCTAATAAATTTTTTCCAACGGTATGATTAATCCCGGTTTTTCCCCCTATTGAACTATCAACCATTGCTAATAACGTAGTGGGCATATGAATTAAAGGAATACCCCTCAACACGCTTGCAGCAACAAATCCCGCTAAGTCACCAACCACTCCACCTCCAATTGCCAGTAACGCTGTATTCCGCTCTACTCCACTTTGTAAAACGAAATGAGCAACACTTGAAAATTGATCCAGACTTTTATTTGTCTCCCCACTAGGAACCACATATTTGATTACCCGTTCAAAATCTTTACTAAGACCTATATCGATATACTCACTGTGATTGGAATAGGCCTTTTCATCAATAATGACAAAGATTTTTTGGGAGCTGAATTTGGCAGAAATAAATTCAGAAGCCTCCTTTATGAGGTTTTTTCCAATTTTTATTTCGTAAGTATCTACTGAATTTGTTGAAACTGAAATGACTTCAGACATGCCTTTTGAGCTTTTCAATAAGTATTTGAGCTATTTCTTCTTTGGGTCGATAACCATCACTTTCCACAGTAATTTGCGCCTGAGAATACAACCCTTCACGACTTAAATATAAGCTTTTAAGCTCGTTTAACAGAGTTTCTCTCGATTTTATTTTTCCTTCTGCATCAAGAGTAATTGGCCGGTTTTTATTCCTCGAAACTCGCTCTATAATTACCTCTAAGGGTATCTTAATAAGTACGAGAAGACCGCGTAGTTTTAGTTGGTCAATTATCCTTTGATTTTGCAGAGCCCCTCCTCCTAAAGCAATTACTCCGGAAAAGTTTTTTGTTAGCTCTAAGAGGTATTCCCTTTCTTTATCTCTGAAATATTTTTCTCCTTCTTCTTTGAATATGTCTTTAATCGACTTTCTTTCCTTTTCTTCGATTATCTCATCAAGATCAACAAAAGGTCTATTTATTAATTCTGCAACTAACCTACCTATTGTAGACTTACCCGAAGCCATAAATCCGGTTAAAAAAATACTTCCTTGAAATCGATTCAATCTGTAGTCATTCATAATTATGGTTTTTCAGGCTCAACAAATTCAACCTGTTCTTTTTGAACCAGGACCGCACCGGGAGCTGCTCCTTTCGGTTTCCGTACAAATTTCCTCTTAGTGTAAATTACTGGTACCAATCCAGCACCCTTTGCTTTAGAATTATACGCTGCATACGCTGCTACTTTTTGTACTACCTCTTTATCTGGCATACTCTTTTGATTCCTCATCCTGATAATTACATGTGACCCGGATACTCCTCGTGCATGTAACCATACATCTTCCTTATGCGATAGTTGAACCAGTTTATCGTTACTCTTCGCATTTTTACCTATCCAGATTTCATAACCTAAAACATCCATTAGATGAAACGGAAGAGCAGCATTTTTTTCATTATTAGAGGTGTTTTTGAATAATATAAGATCGTCTTTATTCTTTTTCTCCCAATCATTTAATGCAAAAAAATCACTTACTTCATCAAGTTTGGATATCAAGTTTACTAATTGGTCTTTTCTTTGCTTCAACACAGGAATTTTTTCTCGGGCTTCGAAATATGATTTCTTAGAATTTGAAGAGCGTTCGTAAAACTTAGAAGCATTTTCTGCGATACTTAACTCTTGATTTACTTCTATTACAAGCTCCTCATTGTTATTATAAAAATCGACTGCTATAAGCTTCGTGCTTTCAGGCATCCCCTTGTGTGCATTAGCCATTAGAATATGCCCCTTTTGCTCATAATCTTGAGCACGGTTAAGACCGCCTTCTGCTTTTTCTAGATTCTTGAGCACAGCCTCAGTTCGCTGTAATTGCTTTTTTAACGATTTGATATGAATATTTTTTCTTTGATTAAATCTTAGTCGACCAGAGTAATTCTTAGTTCGCCATAGAATTAGCTCATTTATACTTTCGAAAAATCTTTCTGTACTTGAAGGAAAAATCCTTTCAGGAAAAACCGTTGTTTCTCCATTTGTTAATAATCTGAATTCTGCCTCATTTTCCAATGCTGTAGTTAACTCTTTGGAAAATTCGATAATCCCATCAGTTGTAAGCTCTTCCAAACCGTGGTAATTGACTAGATCGTCTAAATCAGCCCTTGGGAGCATCGGGTTACTTTCGATCAGTATTTTCTTAGCCGTTTTACCCTCCCCTGTTACTTCAAATAGTGTTTGACTCTTGGCTTTAGGAGTAGCTGAACCAATTTCACCGAAATCCTTGAATAGTTCGGCAATTATACCTTCTTCAATTAAATACGCATTTGCTCGTGAGCTAAACAGCTTGAACAAAAGTGCTTTTCCATCCCCAAATTCTATAGAAATAATCCGATCATTTTTAACCAATTCTACTCCCTGAATGGGTGTTAAATAAACATCCTCAAAAAAGGTAATCCGATTCGCTTTTTTTGGAGGACGATAGCTATCAAGGAAGAGTGAAATATTACCCGGAGACGTATTGAATATTAATCGGGAACTTTCCGAATCTCCTTTTATATACAGCTCAAGTGTGTTTTTGAAAGGCGTTGTTGCCAATTCAATTACAGCATTTGATAATTTGTTTTTCAGCTCCCGCTTTAAATATATTAGCTCGTAATAATTCAAACCTACTAAGTAAAGAGAGTAATTTAGTTAATCATACTTATGCATTATCCAATATTCAATTCCATTGTAAATACTGTAAGCACTCAATTGGATAAACGTGGAATTAAAAGTCAGACTTTTAAAACCTGGGAAGATAATAAGATTAATGCCATTGGCTTAGAATTACTTATTGAACTCGATAAAAGTTCAGAATTTCTTAAATCACTGTCCATAAACTTTGATTGGGATAGTTTTCGTGAAACCACTGTTGCCAGTAAACTTGAAGGGATGAAAGGACATCCTTTTTTAAAGATCAAAAAACTTTTCAAAACCCCCGTTGCCCCTACTATTGATATTGAAATTTCCTGGCTTTTCGATATCGAGCGTTGCCAACCTGAATACCCGGGGAAAGAAGGAAATTATCGGATTGAGCAGGCCAGCCTATGGATGGAATCGATAAGCAAACAGATTAACGAACTTCTTAAAGACCAGAACATTATCACAAGATGGCATATAGAAATTGAAGGAGATGAATCAGGTAAGTACCTCTCTGCCATAAATTTAATTTCCTACTTTCAATATGAGTTTACATCACCAAAAACGGTAAATGATGTGAACAATATTGTAAGTAAGAAATTTCAGGATCTTCTTTTAAAAGCTAGTAAAGTCATTCACCTTTGTGATGAGGTTCTTCAAGAAAGCGTAGCCGCTTGATGAATAAACCCATCGTTCTCCGTGCTTATCAAAACACCAATGAGGCTTACGCAAACAAATGCCTTTTAGAGGATGCAGGGATTACAGTTTTTCTTTATGATGAATATACTCCCTCTACCCTACCAAGTCCTTCTTCAGGAACAAAGATTGTTGTACCCGAATATCAGGTTGAAGAAGCACTGTTGATACTAGATCAAAACTTTAAAGAAAACCATCCTGATTTATATTCTGATGAAGATACAGTTCGGTGTCCAAAGTGTGATTCAAAAAGGATTTTCCTAATGAAGAACCGACTCACCTTAGCTCGATTAATATTCTCCATAACGTTTTTCTTCTTTAAAGATGACAGAAAGAGATACCAATGCAGAGATTGTCGAAATACCTGGAGAGAATTTTAGAAATAAAAAAGGCTCCGTAAAAGGAGCCTAAAATCTTACTTTTTCTTTTTATGCCTGTTCTTTCTCAGGCGCTTTTTGCGCTTATGCTTCGCAATTTTAGCGCGTTTTCTTTTTTTACCACTTGGCATAAATGCTCACCTAGGTGTTAATTCATTGTTTATTGTTCGAACAAGGGTCAAAAATAAGAACTTTACTAAGGTTTTCTAAATCAAATTTTAGCGGACATGGATTCATTAACCGCTTCTTTGAAGTCCCTGGACATTTTTAACACAGGAGCAAACTGCTCAGGTACAATTACTTCCACATTGGTTTTAGGATTTCGTGCAACTCGCTGAGCTCTTTTTACTACTTTAAAGCTCCCAAAGCCACGAAGCTCAATAGTCTCACCCCTTTTCATGGCATCAACCACTGTTTCCATGAAGCCATTTACAACAGCCTCAGTTTCAACTTTGGTAAGCCCTACTGATGATGATATAATATCTACGATATCTGCTTTCGTCATTTTTTTTTAGCTCGTTATTCTTAATTAGCATCGCAACACAATAGGAAAAGCAAATCGTTCATTTTATTGCAATAAAAGAAATCTGGTTGGATTCTCTTATCATTCTTTGTCAAATGTTTATTACTTTGGCAGCTTTAATAACCATTCAATCAAACATAGTGCATGGAAACTTTTGAAAGTATTGTTAATACCCTGAACAATCTTGTTTGGAGTACCCCCACCTATTTCCCATTAATGGTAGCTGTTCTTCTAAGTTTTGGGATCTTTATTACTCTTAGATTAGGCTTCGTTCAGGTAAGGAAATTCAAACACGGTATACTCTCCGTAATGGGGAAATATGATGACCCCGATGCAGTGGGTGATGTAAATCACTTCCAGGCGCTAACTACTGCATTATCCGCAACTGTAGGTATTGGTAATATTGCCGGTGTTGCGATTGCTATTCACTATGGAGGACCAGGTGCGCTTTTCTGGATGTGGGTAACCGCCTTTTTTGGAATGGCCGTTAAATACACAGAATGTACACTAGCTGTTAAATATCGGATCCAAAATGATGATGGATCCGTTTCTGGTGGCCCAATGTATTATATAGAAAAAGGACTCGGTGAAAACTGGAAATGGCTGGCAGTTTTCTTCGCCGCAATGGCAGTTATTTGTTCTTTCCTAACAGGAAATGCAGTACAGGCTAATACGGTAGCTGATACTTTACAAAG encodes the following:
- a CDS encoding shikimate kinase, encoding MNDYRLNRFQGSIFLTGFMASGKSTIGRLVAELINRPFVDLDEIIEEKERKSIKDIFKEEGEKYFRDKEREYLLELTKNFSGVIALGGGALQNQRIIDQLKLRGLLVLIKIPLEVIIERVSRNKNRPITLDAEGKIKSRETLLNELKSLYLSREGLYSQAQITVESDGYRPKEEIAQILIEKLKRHV
- a CDS encoding DUF814 domain-containing protein, coding for MNYYELIYLKRELKNKLSNAVIELATTPFKNTLELYIKGDSESSRLIFNTSPGNISLFLDSYRPPKKANRITFFEDVYLTPIQGVELVKNDRIISIEFGDGKALLFKLFSSRANAYLIEEGIIAELFKDFGEIGSATPKAKSQTLFEVTGEGKTAKKILIESNPMLPRADLDDLVNYHGLEELTTDGIIEFSKELTTALENEAEFRLLTNGETTVFPERIFPSSTERFFESINELILWRTKNYSGRLRFNQRKNIHIKSLKKQLQRTEAVLKNLEKAEGGLNRAQDYEQKGHILMANAHKGMPESTKLIAVDFYNNNEELVIEVNQELSIAENASKFYERSSNSKKSYFEAREKIPVLKQRKDQLVNLISKLDEVSDFFALNDWEKKNKDDLILFKNTSNNEKNAALPFHLMDVLGYEIWIGKNAKSNDKLVQLSHKEDVWLHARGVSGSHVIIRMRNQKSMPDKEVVQKVAAYAAYNSKAKGAGLVPVIYTKRKFVRKPKGAAPGAVLVQKEQVEFVEPEKP
- a CDS encoding integration host factor subunit beta produces the protein MTKADIVDIISSSVGLTKVETEAVVNGFMETVVDAMKRGETIELRGFGSFKVVKRAQRVARNPKTNVEVIVPEQFAPVLKMSRDFKEAVNESMSAKI
- the aroB gene encoding 3-dehydroquinate synthase codes for the protein MSEVISVSTNSVDTYEIKIGKNLIKEASEFISAKFSSQKIFVIIDEKAYSNHSEYIDIGLSKDFERVIKYVVPSGETNKSLDQFSSVAHFVLQSGVERNTALLAIGGGVVGDLAGFVAASVLRGIPLIHMPTTLLAMVDSSIGGKTGINHTVGKNLLGAFYQPKAVFADIRFLKSLPKKEWVNGLSEILKYGMIEAPDIFEQLTLLTKNGKFASPKEWIPIISQSAQIKADIVSKDVKESGIREALNFGHTFAHVIENVGNYEKYSHGEAVFAGMFGAVSVSNAIGASIGLANLEQFKPLYDFNLSELSSTGKELTQLMLNDKKVKDNIIRLILLQELGDPFVKPFSETLLIEESWNALISEFS